A section of the Triticum dicoccoides isolate Atlit2015 ecotype Zavitan chromosome 7A, WEW_v2.0, whole genome shotgun sequence genome encodes:
- the LOC119334474 gene encoding uncharacterized protein LOC119334474, which produces MVAMPRTTIVLSTIIFFLFSAHASGSDTGKPKATKLMVETCKKASINNPYNKSITQEFCLSTLQSDNRSAEAKDLRDLVLVTVDIFKSRVTAASRKIKQKLQDAKKGTVAMHVLSYCEVEYEGVVRRLNVCHGLIKDYQGDKSGQQFLHLPDCVDINYNPIIMCWLELPDMPGAEALIRENEELYMLLILNNTLLISYDVRD; this is translated from the coding sequence ATGGTAGCAATGCCAAGGACTACCATCGTCCTCtccaccatcatcttcttcctttTTTCCGCTCATGCTAGTGGCTCTGACACTGGCAAGCCCAAGGCGACCAAGCTCATGGTGGAAACATGCAAGAAGGCCTCGATCAACAACCCCTACAACAAATCTATCACGCAAGAATTCTGCTTGTCCACCCTTCAGTCGGACAATCGAAGTGCTGAGGCTAAGGACCTCCGTGACTTAGTGCTTGTCACTGTCGACATCTTTAAGAGCCGTGTCACTGCCGCTAGTCGTAAGATCAAGCAAAAGCTGCAAGATGCCAAGAAGGGAACAGTGGCAATGCATGTTCTCAGTTATTGTGAGGTGGAGTATGAAGGTGTGGTGAGACGCCTCAACGTGTGCCACGGCCTGATCAAGGACTACCAAGGTGACAAGAGTGGGCAGCAGTTCTTGCATCTGCCCGACTGTGTGGATATTAATTACAACCCTATCATCATGTGTTGGTTAGAGCTTCCAGATATGCCTGGTGCGGAGGCGCTCATCAGAGAAAACGAGGAGTTGTACATGCTTCTCATCCTCAACAACACCTTACTAATATCATATGATGTCCGTGATTAA